A stretch of the Ctenopharyngodon idella isolate HZGC_01 chromosome 14, HZGC01, whole genome shotgun sequence genome encodes the following:
- the LOC127494617 gene encoding protein Wnt-8a ORF2, with amino-acid sequence MTAHHFLKSVHCLLYQCGSKIMAYVFLWVFLFLICDRTLPGYTWAMNNLLMTGPKAYLTYASSVRVGAQSGIHECKHQFAWDRWNCPDSALQLSTHKGFRSATRETSFVHAISAAGVMYTLTRNCSLGDLDDCGCDSSRNGKLGGRGWLWGGCSDNVDFGERISKQYVDALETGQDSRAAVNLHNNEAGRLAVKATMKRICRCHGMSESCTMQTCWMQLSDFREIGNYLKMKHDQAQKLEMDKRRMRAGNTADNRVAMADAFGSIARTELIYLEDSPDYCAKNLSLGLPGTEGRECLQHGESLTQWERRSCRRLCHECGLRVEERRTEVVSSCNCKFHWCCTVKCENCSQVTVKHVCARRHGSHGHQRRRPRGPK; translated from the exons ATGACGGCACATCACTTTCTCAAATCAGTACATTGCCTGCTTTATCAGTGTGGATCTAAGATAATGGCTTACGTTTTCCTTTGGGTGTTTTTATTCTTAATTTGCGACAGAACTCTTCCTGGGTACACATG GGCAATGAACAATTTGCTGATGACTGGGCCAAAG GCTTATCTTACCTATGCAAGTAGTGTGCGGGTCGGTGCTCAGAGTGGGATACATGAATGCAAACATCAGTTTGCTTGGGACAGGTGGAACTGCCCGGACAGCGCGCTGCAACTTTCCACACATAAAGGCTTTAGAAGTG CAACGAGAGAGACGTCATTTGTCCACGCAATAAGCGCAGCTGGGGTTATGTACACTTTAACCAGAAACTGCAGTCTCGGAGATTTGGATGACTGCGGATGTGACAGTTCGAGGAACGGCAAACTCG GGGGTCGTGGCTGGCTTTGGGGAGGATGTAGCGACAACGTGGATTTTGGAGAGAGAATTTCTAAACAATACGTGGATGCGCTTGAGACTGGACAAGACTCTCGAGCTGCAGTTAATCTTCATAATAATGAAGCTGGACGTTTG gCTGTAAAGGCGACCATGAAGAGGATCTGTAGGTGCCATGGCATGTCAGAAAGTTGCACAATGCAAACGTGCTGGATGCAGCTTTCTGATTTCCGTGAGATTGGCAATTACCTGAAAATGAAGCACGATCAGGCCCAGAAGCTCGAAATGGACAAGAGACGAATGCGCGCGGGCAACACCGCAGACAACCGCGTGGCCATGGCAGACGCTTTCGGCTCCATCGCCCGGACAGAGCTCATATATCTAGAGGATTCGCCCGATTATTGCGCCAAGAATCTGAGCCTCGGGCTTCCTGGAACAGAGGGTCGGGAGTGCCTGCAGCACGGAGAAAGTCTCACTCAGTGGGAAAGGCGAAGCTGCCGCAGACTGTGCCACGAGTGCGGTCTGCGGGTGGAGGAGAGGCGCACGGAGGTAGTGAGTAGCTGCAACTGCAAGTTCCACTGGTGCTGCACAGTAAAGTGCGAGAACTGCTCTCAGGTCACTGTCAAACACGTTTGCGCCCGGAGACACGGAAGCCACGGTCACCAAAGACGCAGACCCCGAGgaccaaaataa